Proteins encoded together in one Dehalococcoidia bacterium window:
- a CDS encoding ammonium transporter, translated as MSIISWPVTRAALSAAEVNAGDTAWVLVAAALVLVMTPALAFFYGGMVRSKNVLGTIMQSFIIIALISVQWVLWGYSLAFGPDKGGIIGGLEWFGLNGVGLEPNADYAATIPHQAFMAFQMMFAIITPALITGAFAERMKFKTFLVFIVLWATLVYAPMAHWVWGTGGWLRGLGALDFAGGTVVHISSGVAALAAAFVFGKRLGFGKEPMEPHNVPYIVLGAGLLWFGWFGFNAGSALTAGGLATSAFVVTNTAAAMAALTWMTMTWVFGGKPSVVGAATGAVVGLVAITPASGFVTPMAAIIIGLGAGVFCFLACRLRARWKLDDSLDVWGCHGVGGTWGALATGLFATKLVNPGGADGLFYGNPQQFLIQILAVVATWVFSFVMTWIILKVLDAVMGLRVSDKEEARGLDMSQHGEPAYSD; from the coding sequence ATGTCCATCATATCCTGGCCCGTGACGAGGGCGGCCTTGTCGGCGGCGGAGGTCAACGCGGGCGATACAGCGTGGGTCCTTGTGGCCGCCGCGCTGGTCCTGGTCATGACTCCCGCGCTGGCGTTCTTCTACGGGGGCATGGTCCGGAGCAAGAATGTTCTCGGCACCATCATGCAGAGCTTCATTATCATTGCTCTCATCAGCGTCCAGTGGGTCCTGTGGGGCTACAGCCTGGCGTTCGGGCCAGACAAGGGAGGCATCATCGGCGGGCTGGAGTGGTTCGGGCTGAACGGCGTGGGGCTTGAGCCGAACGCGGACTATGCGGCGACGATTCCTCACCAGGCCTTTATGGCGTTCCAGATGATGTTCGCCATCATCACCCCTGCGCTGATCACCGGCGCCTTCGCCGAGCGCATGAAGTTCAAGACGTTCCTTGTCTTCATCGTTCTCTGGGCCACGCTGGTCTACGCCCCGATGGCCCACTGGGTCTGGGGCACGGGCGGATGGCTACGCGGCCTGGGCGCCCTGGACTTCGCGGGCGGCACGGTGGTGCACATCAGCTCTGGCGTCGCGGCGCTGGCGGCAGCCTTTGTCTTCGGGAAACGACTGGGATTCGGGAAAGAACCCATGGAGCCCCACAATGTCCCTTACATAGTGCTGGGCGCGGGACTCCTGTGGTTCGGATGGTTCGGCTTCAACGCGGGTAGCGCCCTGACAGCCGGCGGACTGGCAACCAGCGCCTTCGTCGTGACCAACACGGCCGCGGCCATGGCGGCGCTCACCTGGATGACCATGACCTGGGTTTTCGGCGGGAAGCCGAGTGTTGTGGGCGCCGCCACCGGGGCTGTCGTCGGCCTGGTCGCTATCACACCCGCCTCCGGTTTTGTGACGCCCATGGCCGCCATCATCATCGGGCTGGGCGCGGGCGTCTTCTGCTTCCTCGCATGCCGCCTGCGCGCGCGGTGGAAGCTGGATGACTCTCTGGATGTCTGGGGCTGCCACGGCGTCGGTGGGACGTGGGGCGCGCTGGCGACCGGCCTCTTCGCGACGAAGCTCGTCAACCCCGGCGGCGCTGATGGCCTGTTCTACGGCAACCCCCAGCAGTTCCTCATCCAGATTCTGGCTGTCGTGGCGACCTGGGTCTTCTCATTTGTCATGACCTGGATTATCCTGAAGGTGCTGGACGCCGTCATGGGCCTGCGCGTGTCCGACAAGGAAGAAGCGCGAGGTCTGGACATGTCCCAGCATGGGGAGCCGGCGTACAGTGACTAG
- a CDS encoding P-II family nitrogen regulator, with the protein MKKIEAIIRPEKLDDVKNALAAAGFVGLNVVHVTGRGVQRGIVYQGRGAEKVSVDMLPKVKIETVVKDSDAEKVIEVVIKAAQTGQIGDGKIFVLPVSDVIRVRTGERGEKAL; encoded by the coding sequence GTGAAGAAAATCGAAGCCATCATCCGTCCGGAGAAGCTGGACGACGTGAAGAACGCCCTGGCCGCCGCAGGTTTCGTGGGCCTCAACGTGGTGCACGTGACCGGGCGTGGAGTACAACGGGGCATCGTCTACCAGGGCCGCGGCGCCGAGAAGGTGTCCGTGGACATGCTACCCAAGGTGAAGATAGAAACGGTGGTCAAGGACAGCGACGCGGAGAAGGTCATAGAGGTCGTTATCAAGGCGGCCCAGACAGGGCAGATCGGCGATGGCAAGATCTTCGTTCTGCCCGTGTCCGACGTGATTCGGGTCCGCACCGGCGAGCGGGGCGAAAAGGCGCTCTAG